Proteins from a genomic interval of Falco rusticolus isolate bFalRus1 chromosome 7, bFalRus1.pri, whole genome shotgun sequence:
- the LYSMD2 gene encoding lysM and putative peptidoglycan-binding domain-containing protein 2 isoform X2, with the protein MAESLREEPPGGPESEAELSQRLARTKARSYGSTASVAAPLAERYVEHRLSAGDTLQGIALKYGVTRGGG; encoded by the coding sequence ATGGCCGAGTCCCTGCGGGAGGAGCCGCCGGGCGGGCCGGAGTCGGAGGCCGAGCTGTCGCAGCGGCTGGCCCGCACCAAGGCCCGCTCGTACGGCAGCACGGCCAGCGTGGCGGCGCCGCTGGCCGAGCGCTACGTGGAGCACCGGCTCAGCGCCGGGGACACGCTGCAGGGCATCGCCCTCAAGTACGGCGTCACG